In Solanum stenotomum isolate F172 chromosome 6, ASM1918654v1, whole genome shotgun sequence, one DNA window encodes the following:
- the LOC125868969 gene encoding glycine-rich cell wall structural protein 1.0-like, translating to MEEVVMLLLVALPVSVIVVLSVLIIAFSSKTEKNNESPAVISSKMKKKKKSLVGGRGSIHSVGDGGIGMATLTSITCSGGGDGHFGGGRGGGGGFVGGGGGRGGGGGGFGGGGGGDGGGAGGGGGDGGGGEGGGGGGGGGGGGGDGGGGGGGDGGGGGGGGGGGGGGGGGGGC from the exons ATGGAGGAAGTTGTTATGTTACTCCTTGTGGCCTTACCTGTGTCTGTGATTGTGGTTCTTAGCGTTCTTATTATCGCGTTTTCCAGCAAGACAGAGAAGAACAATGAGAGTCCTGCTG TTATCTCCAGcaagatgaagaaaaagaaaaagagtctTGTGGGTGGAAGAGGAAGCATTCATAGTGTAGGTGATGGTGGTATTGGCATGGCTACTCTCACTAGCATAACATGTAGTGGAGGTGGTGATGGTCATTTTGGTGGAGGAaggggtggtggtggtggtttTGTTGGAGGAGGCGGTGGCagaggaggaggaggtggtGGTTTTGGTGGAGGAGGGGGTGGTGATGGCGGTGGTGCAGGAGGTGGAGGTGGTGATGGCGGAGGAGGAGAaggtggaggaggaggaggaggaggaggaggaggaggtggtGATGGcggaggaggaggaggtggtGATGGTGgcggaggaggaggaggaggaggaggaggtggtggtggtggaggaggcGGTGGATGTTGA
- the LOC125868212 gene encoding uncharacterized protein LOC125868212 — MLVIGIVFIVLSSVFFITCNLLCCLCAGRGGGRTKKLSNIEKGTKKTTTSIGSRATRDGNMVVLAGAGGAVVGTAIASGVMTSNDKRDCDNKGGNSNISGGCGVVVGGGGMDNSGTNHGCCCGGGGGDGGGCGGGCGGCGG, encoded by the coding sequence ATGTTAGTAATCGGTATTGTGTTCATTGTGTTGTCTTCTGTGTTTTTCATAACATGTAATTTATTATGCTGCCTATGCGCGGGCCGAGGTGGAGGTAGGACGAAGAAGCTATCAAACATCGAAAAAGGTACGAAAAAGACCACCACTAGCATCGGTAGCCGTGCCACACGAGATGGGAATATGGTTGTTTTGGCTGGAGCGGGTGGTGCGGTAGTTGGCACGGCTATAGCTAGTGGTGTCATGACTAGTAACGATAAACGTGATTGTGATAATAAGGGTGGTAATAGTAATATTAGTGGTGGTTGTGGGGTTGTAGTTGGAGGTGGTGGTATGGATAATTCGGGTACAAATCACGGGTGTTGTTGTggcggtggtggtggtgatggtgGTGGTTGCGGTGGTGGTTGTGGTGGATGTGGAGGTTAG
- the LOC125867450 gene encoding cationic amino acid transporter 8, vacuolar-like: MTISEHSQQLKIPLNSSKKFSVTSSPPSTSTKMESLPKTQQPHKRYWRFSKQDFFPEPSFHNLGSYKNALSQTPNRLKNRLFARSSDSSELVELKKESENEMKLCLTWWDLIWLGFGSVVGSGIFSITGQETRNDAGPAIVLSYAISGLSALLSVFCYTEFSVDIPVAGGSFSFLRIELGDFVAFIAAANILLEAMVGAAGLGRSWSSYFASIIKNNPDFLRIKIDSFVEGFNLLDPIAVVVLALANGVAMTGTKMTSTLNWVSSIISAGVIVFIIIVGFVNGKTSNLVPFFPFGAGGVFRAAAVVYWSYTGFDMVANMAEETKRPSRDIPLGLLGSMSMITVVYCLMALALAMMVKYTQVDVNAAYSVAFEGIGMYWAKYLVGICALKGMTTSMLVGSLGQSRYTTQIARAHMIPPWFALVHPKTGTPIYATLLTTITSCILALFTSLDVLSSVFSFSTLSIFMLMAVALLVRRYYVTDVTLKHDLGKFLLCLFIVFGSSIGATVLWSTDVKGWVGYTVTGILWLLGTSGMALLPKQRIPKVWGVPLVPWVPSLSIGMNIFLIGSLGKAAFYRFFICSAVMLIYYVLVGVHATYDIAHPDKQKSVNEEEKESSDQVL, encoded by the coding sequence ATGACAATTTCAGAACATTCTCAACAACTCAAAATTCCCTTAAATTCTTCGAAAAAATTCAGTGTcacttcttctcctccttcaaCCTCAACAAAAATGGAGTCTTTACCAAAAACCCAACAACCCCATAAGCGTTATTGGCGTTTCAGCAAGCAAGATTTCTTCCCTGAACCCTCTTTTCACAATTTGGGATCCTACAAAAATGCCCTTTCTCAAACCCCAAATCGTCTCAAGAACCGTCTTTTTGCCCGTTCATCAGATAGCAGTGAATTGGTTGAGCTTAAGAAAGAatcggaaaatgaaatgaaattatgTCTGACTTGGTGGGATTTAATTTGGCTTGGATTTGGATCTGTTGTTGGTTCAGGGATTTTCAGCATTACGGGTCAAGAAACCCGAAATGATGCTGGACCTGCTATTGTGCTTTCGTATGCAATTTCTGGTTTATCTGCTTTACTTTCTGTGTTTTGTTATACTGAATTTTCTGTTGATATTCCGGTTGCTGGTGGGTCTTTTTCGTTTTTGAGAATTGAGTTGGGTGATTTTGTTGCGTTTATAGCTGCTGCTAATATTCTATTAGAGGCTATGGTGGGTGCTGCTGGGTTAGGACGTTCATGGTCATCTTATTTTGCTAGTATTATTAAGAATAACCCGGATTTTTTGAGGATCAAGattgattcttttgtagaaGGGTTTAATTTGTTGGATCCAATAGCTGTTGTGGTTCTTGCACTTGCTAATGGGGTTGCTATGACTGGGACAAAGATGACATCTACTTTGAATTGGGTAAGTTCTATAATTAGTGCTGGTGtgattgtttttattataattgttgGGTTTGTTAATGGGAAGACTTCAAATTTGGTGccttttttcccttttgggGCTGGAGGGGTGTTTAGGGCTGCAGCAGTTGTGTATTGGTCGTATACTGGTTTTGATATGGTTGCGAATATGGCTGAGGAGACAAAGAGGCCATCGAGGGATATACCGTTAGGGTTGCTTGGTTCGATGTCTATGATTACTGTTGTTTATTGTTTGATGGCGTTGGCATTGGCAATGATGGTTAAATATACTCAAGTGGATGTTAATGCAGCTTATTCAGTTGCATTTGAAGGCATAGGTATGTATTGGGCAAAGTATTTGGTGGGGATTTGTGCACTTAAGGGAATGACTACTAGTATGCTTGTTGGGTCATTGGGACAATCTCGATACACAACTCAGATTGCAAGAGCACATATGATTCCCCCGTGGTTTGCTTTGGTTCACCCGAAAACTGGAACACCGATTTATGCTACACTCTTGACAACTATAACTAGTTGCATTCTTGCTCTGTTCACGAGCTTGGATGTCTTGTCAAGTGTGTTCTCATTTAGTACACTTTCCATTTTCATGCTTATGGCTGTTGCATTGCTTGTTAGGCGATACTACGTTACCGATGTTACTTTGAAGCATGATTTGGGtaaatttcttctttgtttgttCATTGTTTTTGGTTCATCAATTGGGGCAACAGTTCTTTGGAGTACTGATGTAAAAGGTTGGGTTGGGTATACTGTGACTGGCATTTTGTGGTTGTTGGGCACTTCAGGGATGGCGCTACTTCCAAAACAAAGAATTCCTAAAGTTTGGGGTGTACCTCTTGTGCCATGGGTACCATCATTGTCAATTGGGatgaatatatttttgataGGCTCTTTGGGTAAGGCGGCATTTTATCGGTTCTTCATATGCAGTGCTGTGATGCTAATTTACTACGTGCTTGTTGGTGTCCATGCAACATATGATATAGCTCATCCCGATAAGCAGAAGTCCGTTAatgaagaggaaaaagaaaGTTCTGATCAAGTGTTATAG